A single region of the Lates calcarifer isolate ASB-BC8 linkage group LG16_LG22, TLL_Latcal_v3, whole genome shotgun sequence genome encodes:
- the dnajb12a gene encoding dnaJ homolog subfamily B member 12a gives MDSNKDEAERCIKIALNAVSNNQPDKARKFLEKAQRLFPTDRTKNLLETLAQNGKPPEENGGPVNGDEPTMRHRSHAEEADASAQRATDSAKPYTAEQLDAVRRIKSCKDYYQILGVEKTASEEDLKKAYRKLALKFHPDKNHAPGATEAFKAIGNAYAVLSNAEKRRQYDQYGEERSHPSRHRHHRDFEADISPEDLFNMFFGGGFPSSNVHVYRNGRMHFAHHNRQERREQQRDGGLALFVQLMPILILIIVSALSQMMVTQPPYSLSYRPSAGHIHKRQTTHLKVPFYVGDRFNEEYSGNNLKNVERSVEEDYISNLRNNCWKEKQQKEGLLYRARYFGDSELYQRAQRMGTPSCSRLSEIQVILDG, from the exons AGTTTCTGGAGAAGGCGCAGCGCTTGTTTCCGACAGATCGAACCAAAA ACTTATTGGAGACGTTAGCGCAGAACGGTAAGCCTCCAGAGGAGAATGGCGGTCCTGTGAACGGAGATGAGCCCACTATGAGGCACCGCAGCCACGCAGAGGAGGCTGATGCGTCCGCACAGAGGGCCACAGACTCGGCCAAACCCTACACCGCAGAGCAGCTGGACGCAGTCAGAAG gaTTAAGAGCTGCAAAGATTACTACCAAATTCTGGGAGTTGAAAAGACCGCCTCTGAGGAGGATCTTAAAAAAGCTTACAGAAAGCTCGCTTTGAAATTTCACCCAGATAAAAATCACGCTCCTGGAGCCACAGAGGCATTTAAAG ctatTGGTAATGCCTACGCTGTTTTGAGTAACGCTGAGAAACGAAGGCAGTATGACCAGTATGGAGAAGAGCGATCACACccaagcagacacagacaccatCGTGATTTTGAAGCAGACATCTCCCCCGAGGACCTTTTCAACATGTTCTTTGGTGGAGGTTTCCCGTCAA GCAATGTACACGTTTATAGAAATGGAAGAATGCACTTTGCACATCATAATAGGCAAGAAAGACgagaacagcagagagat GGAGGCCTGGCTCTGTTTGTCCAGCTGATGCCCATCTTAATCCTCATCATTGTTTCTGCTCTCAGCCAGATGATGGTCACTCAGCCTCCCTACAGCCTTAGCTACCGCCC GTCAGCTGGACATATTCACAAAAGGCAAACAACCCACCTGAAGGTGCCTTTCTACGTGGGAGACCGTTTTAATGAAGAATATTCAGGGAATAACCTGAAGAATGTTGAGAGAAGTGTAGAAGAAGACTACATTTCCAATCTCAGAAACAACTGTTGgaaggagaagcagcaga AGGAAGGCTTACTGTATCGTGCCCGTTACTTTGGGGATTCTGAGTTGTACCAAAGGGCACAGAGAATGGGCACGCCCAGCTGTTCCAGACTATCTGAGATTCAGGTTATACTGGACGGCTAG
- the LOC108897241 gene encoding DNA damage-inducible transcript 4 protein yields the protein MSFSCDHSLDGSFPPSPAEDRGSKRLSWGSLLQRLTELKGINQRVTADQCCRSETGSLADMSLSESDSSFFCDPLEETLATEVVATITQSLNSASHILDCSKLILPDCLLHSISQELLHLAVCEPCGLRGAVIDLCVDRGDQGPLCTVDQIAVDATLVPTFHVTLVLRLESGGLWPKVQKLFKGSRSPQTSTTSLGHRNTLRLSTSFRAIKRKLYCSGELLIEECC from the exons ATGTCTTTTTCTTGTGATCATTCCCTGGACGGcagtttccctccctctccagcgGAGGACAGGGGTTCAAAGCGGCTGTCCTGGGGCAGCCTGCTACAGAGGCTGACCGAGCTGAAGGGGATCAATCAGAGGGTCACAGCGGATCAGTGCTGCAGGAGTGAAACTG GATCTCTGGCAGACATGTCCTTATCAGAGTCAGACAGCAGTTTCTTCTGTGATCCCCTGGAGGAGACCTTAGCTACAGAAGTTGTAGCAACCATCACACAAAGCCTGAACAGCGCGTCCCACATCCTGGACTGCTCCAAACTCATTCTACCCGACTGTCTGCTACACAGTATCAGCCAGGAGCTGCTCCATCTGGCTGTGTGCGAGCCCTGCGGTCTCAGAGGAGCAGTCATCGACCTGTGTGTAGACCGGGGGGACCAGGGCCCTCTATGTACTGTGGACCAAATAGCAGTGGATGCCACCCTAGTGCCAACCTTCCATGTGACCCTGGTGCTGAGGCTTGAGTCCGGTGGACTGTGGCCAAAGGTTCAGAAGCTCTTCAAGGGGAGCAGGTCCCCGCAGACATCCACAACCTCCCTGGGGCACAGAAACACTCTGAGACTGAGCACAAGCTTCAGGGCTATTAAGAGGAAACTGTATTGTTCAGGGGAGCTGCTGATTGAGGAGTGCTGCTGA